In the genome of Zobellia nedashkovskayae, the window AATAGAGGTGTTGCGACCAGTTTCTTCGTTTAGCTCACGAATCATTTTTACGCGTTCGGTAACGTCTTCATAATCGGCATGTGAAAAGTTGATGCGAAAAACGTCCACACCAGCTTCCATCATATCCCTTAGTACTTCTTTTTTACTTGTAGCTGGCCCTAGGGTAGCTACAATTTTTGTCTTTTTGTTAATTGGCATTGATCAAAAAATTAAATTGTTCTTAGATTTGAGTTTGTCAGTTTCTATTGCGTAAGCCGTTATAATGTTGGGTATATTTTGCAGTGTTCTTACAAGGTTTTCCATATTAATGAACCCATCTTGTTCTATTTTTAAAAAATAGTCTACATCTCGGTGTTCGGGTACCATGTGGAACGCTGTGAATGACGGTTCATCCTTAAATAACCCTTTTTGGTTTGCTGTGTCTTCTACCAAACCGTTATTGGTAAACAACGTCCAATACCTATCGTTGATATCATCTTTCCATTCAAAAATTGGAACTGTAATATGACCGGAAAGGTCAAGATCTTCATTAGACCTCTTAAAGCTCGATTTTAAATGAAGATTAAGAGCATAGGCTATGGAATAATCTTCAAGGCTACTATGCAATGCAACTAAATCGAATGAGTCTTCGTAAAAGTCGTTCGTAATTTTATGTACTGCTACCATATGGGCACAAAGTGGTAAAGATAATATTAATACCGTACAACGCCTAGATTAGGCAGCGCTAATGCTAATTTTGAACAAACTATAACATTTTGGTTACATAAAACTACGATTCAAGACTTATCCATCTTGTCTTGCAACGCATAATATGCTCTTTTTGATGCTCTTTCTTCTGCCTTTTTTTTAGAGGTAGCTCTAGCTTTTGCTACAACCGTGTCTGCAATACTGAGTTTTACCGCAAAGTGTTTTAGGCTGTCATTACCGGTATCATCATAAACGTCATAATCGAACGTTTTTTTCTGCTTTTGGCACCATTCTATAACAAGGCTCTTGTAGCTTATGACTTTTCCTTCTAATTGCTCAATATCTACATAAGGCTCTATTACCTTTTGGCTGATAAATTTTTCGCAATACTTATAGCCTCGATCTAGATAAATTGCACCAACCAGTGCTTCAAAAACATTACCGTGTATGTTTTCTCCAAAGTGAGATTTTGGAATACGGCTTTTGACATGATCAATAAGACCCAAATCTTTACCGAGTTCGTTAAGATGTTTCCGGCTTACTATTTTTGAACGCATCTTAGTAAGGTAGCCTTCATCTCCTTCAGGAACTTCGTCGTATAAATGTTTGGAAATTATAGTGCCCAACATGGAGTCGCCTAAAAACTCAAGACGCTCATAGTTTAGAGGATTCCCTTCTTTGTCCTTTTCATTAGCTGAACGGTGTACAAAGGCTTTTTTGTATATGGCTAGATTCTTGGGTTTAAAACCCAAAATAGAAGAGATTCCTCCAAAAAAATCCCCATCCTCTTTAGGATGGGAATTGAATATATTGGAAGGAAAACCCATAATGTATTACTCGCTAAATTTTTTGAAAATAACGCAGGCATTATGACCACCAAAACCGAAAGTATTGCTTAAAGCGACATTTACGTCACGTTTTTGAGCCTTGTTTAGGGTCAGGTTTAGTTTAGGATCTATATTTTCATCTACAGTAGTATGGTTTATAGTTGGTGGAACCAAACTATGTTGCATAGCTAAAATTGATGCAATAGCTTCAATAGCTCCGGCAGCACCCAATAGGTGACCGGTCATCGATTTTGTAGAGTTGATATTGATGTTAGGGGCATGATCGCCAAAGACTTCACTAATAGCCTTTAGTTCTGCCACATCTCCAAGGGGTGTAGAAGTACCATGGGTATTTATGGCGTCTACATCTTCCGGTTTTAGACCGGCATCCCTTAGGCAGTTTTTCATTACTTGTACCACTCCTATTCCGTCAGGATGCGGAGCAGTCATATGGTATGCATCGCTCGAAAGGCCGCCACCGGCAACCTCGGCATATATTTTTGCGCCACGCGCTTTGGCGTGTTCGTATTCTTCTAAAATTAAAGCACCAGCTCCTTCACCAAGAACGAATCCGTCTCGGGTAGCATCAAATGGTCTGGATGCTGTTTCATAACTATCATTTCTGGTAGATAGAGCGTGCATAGCTCCAAAACCGCCCATACCAGCTATGGTGACTGCAGCTTCGCTACCTCCCGTAACTACTACATCACAATGACCTAAACGAATATAGTTTAAGGCATCTATCATCGCATTCGCAGAAGAGGCACAGGCTGAAACAGTCGTATAGTTTGGCCCCATAAAACCATGTTTAATAGAAATATGCCCAGGAGCAATATCTGCTATCATTTTAGGTATAAAAAATGGGTTGAATCTTGGTGTACCATCGCCTTCGGCGAAGTTCATTACTTCGTTTTGGAAAGTTTCTAGACCGCCAATACCGGCACCCCAAATAACTCCAACACGAAATTTGTCTACTACATCTAGGTTAAGCCCAGAATCTAGTATAGCCTCATCAGAAGAGACCAAGGCATATTGCGCAAATTTATCTAGTTTTCTTGCCTCTTTGCGATCAAAATGCTCAAGAGGGTCAAAATTTTTCAGCTCGCAAGCAAATTTTACCTTAAATTTTTCAGTATCGTAATAGGTCACGGGAGCAGAACCGCTCTTTCCGTTTTTAAGACCTTCCCAATATTCATCAATATTATTCCCGATGGGCGTCAACGCACCCAACCCGGTAACTACAACTCGCTTTAATTGCATTGAACCTAATTTTTGATTTACTTAGTATAAGTCAAGCGTAAATTAAAAAAATTATCCATGCGATAATAGTTACCACATGGATAATTTTGAATCTTGTTCAAGAAATCATAAAGATTACTTCGCTTCTTCTATATAGCTAATGGCTTGGCCAACTGTTGCGATGTTCTCAGCTTGATCGTCTGGAATCTGGATGTCAAATTCTTTTTCGAATTCCATGATTAATTCCACGGTATCTAATGAATCTGCGCCTAAGTCGTTAGTAAAGCTAGCTTCCGTTACTACTTCGTTCTCATCCACACCTAATTTATCAACGATGATAGCTTTTACTCTTGATGCAATGTCTGACATAATAATATTGTTTTTAAAAAATTAAATTGGTTGCAAAAATAAAAAACTTTGGACTAAAACCACTATTTGTCGTTAAAATGTCTTGTAATTTATAAAATTTCAGGATAAGAGCGGTATTTTTGACCGAAATATTTTGCTACCAGTAACGTCAAAGGGCACATGAAAAATATTGTATTATTTGCTTCCGGTTCAGGTTCTAACGTTGAAAATATTGTTGAATATTTTCAAGAAAATTCTGAAGTCAACATTTCTGCAGTGTTAACTAATAAAACGCAGGCAAAAGTTTTGGACAGGTGTAATCGTCTAAATATTAATGGTTTATATTTCAACAGAAACTCTTTTTATGAAACCGATTGTGTGCTGGATATTCTAAAAACCTTTAAACCGGACTTAATTGTATTGGCGGGTTTTCTCTGGAAAGTGCCTGAAAATCTGATAGCTAATTTCCCAAATAAAATTGTAAATATACACCCGGCACTTTTGCCAAAATACGGAGGTAAGGGAATGTACGGGGATAATGTACATAAAGCCGTACGAGCCAATAATGAGACCGAAACTGGCATTACTATTCACTATGTAAACGAAAATTATGACGAGGGAGCGATAATTCGGCAGGTAAAAACGTCCGTTTCTGCAGATGATACTCCAGAAACTATCGCACATAAAGTTCATCAACTTGAATACGAATATTTTCCTAAGGTAATAGCCCAAATATTAGAGGTGGAATAATGGCGAAAAAAGGGAAATTCTATACGGTATGGAAGGGTAAAAAACCCGGAATTTATGATTCTTGGTCAGATTGTAAAGCAGCAATTAGCGGTTTTAAAGGAGCTCAATACAAATCCTTCGAAACTTTTGATAAAGCAAAAAAAGCTTTCAATGGAAATTATGCGGACTTTACAGTAAAGAAAAAAGGCAAGCCAGCTATAACGCCAGAGCAACTACAACGGTTTGGAACACCCAATTACCATTCTATCTCGGTAGATGCTGCCTCTAGTGGTAACCCTGGAATTATGGAATACCAAGGCGTAGATACCAAAACGGGAAAGAAACTTTTTAGACAAGGACCTTTTGCACAGGGTACTAATAATATAGGCGAGTTTTTGGCTATCGTACACGGCCTTGCTTTTTTAAAGAACAATAAAAGTGATAGGATAATCTATACGGATTCCCGTACCGCCATGAGTTGGGTGCGCAAGAAAACCTGTAACACCAAATTACCGGAGACTCCAAAGAACAAAGAAGTTTTTGATTTGATCCGTAGGGCTTTAGATTGGCTTAAGAACAATTCATATAGTACTCCAGTGGTAAAATGGGAAACAAAAGTATGGGGTGAAATACCAGCAGATTTCGGACGAAAGTAGTCGTAAACAGACCCACAGCATTTTTTAATATAAAATATATTTTACGATTTTTTTAGAGGATAAATAACTGTTTTGTATAAGGGTGTAAAATCTAAAAAGGTAATACTCCTAGGCTTTTTTTGTAAGGGTATATTTGCATGAAATAGCATTACAAAAGCGTATATTTGCAGCTTAAACTTAAAATTACATGGGTAAACTTCTAATCGTAGGCACTGTTGCCTTTGACGAAATTGAAACTCCTTTCGGCAAAACCGATAAGATTTTGGGCGGTGCAGCTACCTTTATTGGTTTGGCGGCCTCTCAATATAACGTAGAATCTGGAATTGTTTCTGTTGTAGGCGAAGATTTTCCGCAGAGCTATATAGATGTTTTAAAGAACAAGAATATTGACCTCAGTTCCTTGGAGGTTGTAAAAGGTGGAAAAACTTTTTATTGGAAAGGAAAGTATCATAACGATCTTAACTCTAGGGATACGTTAGTAACAGAACTAAATACATTAGCGGACTTTAATCCTGTAGTATCGGAAGATTTTAAGGATGCAGATGTGGTAATGTTAGGTAATCTTCACCCAAGCACTCAGTTAAGTGTTATTAATCAGATGAAAAAACAACCAAAACTAATAGTATTAGATACTATGAATTTTTGGATGGACAATGCTTTGCCTGAGTTAATGGAGGTTATAAAACATATAGATGTTCTTACCATAAATGATGAAGAGGCTAGACAATTAACCAATGAGTACTCTTTGGTAAAG includes:
- a CDS encoding IPExxxVDY family protein yields the protein MVAVHKITNDFYEDSFDLVALHSSLEDYSIAYALNLHLKSSFKRSNEDLDLSGHITVPIFEWKDDINDRYWTLFTNNGLVEDTANQKGLFKDEPSFTAFHMVPEHRDVDYFLKIEQDGFINMENLVRTLQNIPNIITAYAIETDKLKSKNNLIF
- the fabF gene encoding beta-ketoacyl-ACP synthase II; the protein is MQLKRVVVTGLGALTPIGNNIDEYWEGLKNGKSGSAPVTYYDTEKFKVKFACELKNFDPLEHFDRKEARKLDKFAQYALVSSDEAILDSGLNLDVVDKFRVGVIWGAGIGGLETFQNEVMNFAEGDGTPRFNPFFIPKMIADIAPGHISIKHGFMGPNYTTVSACASSANAMIDALNYIRLGHCDVVVTGGSEAAVTIAGMGGFGAMHALSTRNDSYETASRPFDATRDGFVLGEGAGALILEEYEHAKARGAKIYAEVAGGGLSSDAYHMTAPHPDGIGVVQVMKNCLRDAGLKPEDVDAINTHGTSTPLGDVAELKAISEVFGDHAPNININSTKSMTGHLLGAAGAIEAIASILAMQHSLVPPTINHTTVDENIDPKLNLTLNKAQKRDVNVALSNTFGFGGHNACVIFKKFSE
- a CDS encoding acyl carrier protein, yielding MSDIASRVKAIIVDKLGVDENEVVTEASFTNDLGADSLDTVELIMEFEKEFDIQIPDDQAENIATVGQAISYIEEAK
- a CDS encoding ribonuclease H1 domain-containing protein, giving the protein MAKKGKFYTVWKGKKPGIYDSWSDCKAAISGFKGAQYKSFETFDKAKKAFNGNYADFTVKKKGKPAITPEQLQRFGTPNYHSISVDAASSGNPGIMEYQGVDTKTGKKLFRQGPFAQGTNNIGEFLAIVHGLAFLKNNKSDRIIYTDSRTAMSWVRKKTCNTKLPETPKNKEVFDLIRRALDWLKNNSYSTPVVKWETKVWGEIPADFGRK
- the rnc gene encoding ribonuclease III, whose translation is MGFPSNIFNSHPKEDGDFFGGISSILGFKPKNLAIYKKAFVHRSANEKDKEGNPLNYERLEFLGDSMLGTIISKHLYDEVPEGDEGYLTKMRSKIVSRKHLNELGKDLGLIDHVKSRIPKSHFGENIHGNVFEALVGAIYLDRGYKYCEKFISQKVIEPYVDIEQLEGKVISYKSLVIEWCQKQKKTFDYDVYDDTGNDSLKHFAVKLSIADTVVAKARATSKKKAEERASKRAYYALQDKMDKS
- a CDS encoding PfkB family carbohydrate kinase; translated protein: MGKLLIVGTVAFDEIETPFGKTDKILGGAATFIGLAASQYNVESGIVSVVGEDFPQSYIDVLKNKNIDLSSLEVVKGGKTFYWKGKYHNDLNSRDTLVTELNTLADFNPVVSEDFKDADVVMLGNLHPSTQLSVINQMKKQPKLIVLDTMNFWMDNALPELMEVIKHIDVLTINDEEARQLTNEYSLVKAAKAIQKMGPKYLVIKKGEHGALLFHEEEIFFAPALPLEEVFDPTGAGDTFAGGFTGYLAATGNISFNNMKNAVIHGSNLASFSVEQFGTERMEGLKKEEVNKRLHQFKALTQFDIELK
- the purN gene encoding phosphoribosylglycinamide formyltransferase is translated as MKNIVLFASGSGSNVENIVEYFQENSEVNISAVLTNKTQAKVLDRCNRLNINGLYFNRNSFYETDCVLDILKTFKPDLIVLAGFLWKVPENLIANFPNKIVNIHPALLPKYGGKGMYGDNVHKAVRANNETETGITIHYVNENYDEGAIIRQVKTSVSADDTPETIAHKVHQLEYEYFPKVIAQILEVE